One stretch of Phocoena phocoena chromosome 10, mPhoPho1.1, whole genome shotgun sequence DNA includes these proteins:
- the TRNT1 gene encoding CCA tRNA nucleotidyltransferase 1, mitochondrial isoform X2, with amino-acid sequence MLRCLGPWHRQLLSCSWSRLFLLKHSLFTMKLQSPEFQSLFTEGLKSLTELFVKENHELRIAGGAVRDLLSGVKPQDVDFATTATPAQMKELFQSVGIRMINNKGEKHGTITARLHEENFEITTLRIDVATDGRHAEVEFTTDWQKDAERRDLTINSMFLGFDGTLFDYFNGYEDLKNKKVRFVGQAKQRIQEDYLRILRYFRFYGKIVDTPGDHDPETLEAIAENAKGLAGISGERIWVELKKILTSLPASASLEEFNKVSKNVEGFSPKPMTLLTSLFKVQDDVTKLDLRLKISKEEKNLGLFIVKNRKDLIKATDSSEPLKPYQDFIIDSRDSDATARVCELLKYQGEHGLLKEMQQWSIPPFPVSGHDIRKVGISSGKEIGVLLQQLREQWKKSGYQMEKDELLSYIKKT; translated from the exons ATGCTGAGGTGCCTGGGTCCCTGGCACAGGCAGTTGCTGAGCTGCAGCTGGAGTAGACTGTTCCTTCTGAAGCACTCTCTGTTTACAATGAAGTTGCAGTCTCCAGAGTTCCAGTCACTTTTCACAGAAGGCTTGAAGAGTCTGACAG AATTATTTGTCAAAGAAAATCATGAATTAAGAATAGCAGGAGGAGCAGTGAGGGATTTATTAAGCGGAGTAAAGCCGCAGGATGTGGATTTTGCTACCACTGCTACCCCTGCTCAAATGAAGGAGCTGTTTCAGTCGGTCGGCATTCGTATGATCAACAACAAAGGAGAAAAGCACGGGACGATCACTGCCAGG CTTCAcgaagaaaattttgaaataactaCACTACGGATTGACGTTGCCACTGACGGAAGACATGCTGAGGTCGAATTCACAACTGACTGGCAGAAAGACGCTGAGCGCAGAGATCTCACTATAAATTCTATGTTTTTAG GTTTCGATGGTACTTTATTTGACTATTTTAATGgttatgaagatttaaaaaataagaaagttagATTTGTTGGACAAGCTAAACAGAGGATACAAGAAGATTATCTTCGAATTTTAAGATATTTCAG GTTTTATGGGAAAATTGTAGATACACCTGGTGACCACGATCCTGAGACTTTGGAAGCAATTGCAGAAAATGCAAAAGGCCTGGCTGGAATATCAGGAGAGAGGATTTGGGTGGaactaaaaaaaattcttacta GCTTACCTGCTAGTGCAAGTTTAGAAGAATTTAACAAAGTCAGTAAAAACGTTGAAGGTTTTTCCCCAAAGCCAATGACTCTCTTGACCTCACTGTTCAAAGTACAGGATGATGTCACAAAATTGGATCTGAGGTTGAAGAtttcaaaagaagagaagaatctTGGTTTATTTATAGTTAAAAACAGGAAAGATTTAATTAAAGCAACAGATAGTTCAGAACCTTTGAAACCCTATCAAGACTTCATTATAGAT TCTAGAGACTCCGATGCAACTGCTCGTGTGTGTGAACTCCTCAAGTACCAAGGAGAGCACGGTCTTCTGAAGGAAATGCAGCAGTGGTCCATTCCTCCATTTCCTGTAAGTGGCCATGACATCAGAAAAGTGGGCATTTCTTCCGGAAAAGAAATTGGGGTTCTCTTACAGCAGTTGAGAGAACAGTGGAAGAAAAGTGGTTACCAAATGGAAAAAGATGAACTGCTAAGTTACataaagaagacctaa
- the TRNT1 gene encoding CCA tRNA nucleotidyltransferase 1, mitochondrial isoform X1 — protein MLRCLGPWHRQLLSCSWSRLFLLKHSLFTMKLQSPEFQSLFTEGLKSLTELFVKENHELRIAGGAVRDLLSGVKPQDVDFATTATPAQMKELFQSVGIRMINNKGEKHGTITARLHEENFEITTLRIDVATDGRHAEVEFTTDWQKDAERRDLTINSMFLGFDGTLFDYFNGYEDLKNKKVRFVGQAKQRIQEDYLRILRYFRFYGKIVDTPGDHDPETLEAIAENAKGLAGISGERIWVELKKILTSNHVNHLIHLIYDLDVAPYIGLPASASLEEFNKVSKNVEGFSPKPMTLLTSLFKVQDDVTKLDLRLKISKEEKNLGLFIVKNRKDLIKATDSSEPLKPYQDFIIDSRDSDATARVCELLKYQGEHGLLKEMQQWSIPPFPVSGHDIRKVGISSGKEIGVLLQQLREQWKKSGYQMEKDELLSYIKKT, from the exons ATGCTGAGGTGCCTGGGTCCCTGGCACAGGCAGTTGCTGAGCTGCAGCTGGAGTAGACTGTTCCTTCTGAAGCACTCTCTGTTTACAATGAAGTTGCAGTCTCCAGAGTTCCAGTCACTTTTCACAGAAGGCTTGAAGAGTCTGACAG AATTATTTGTCAAAGAAAATCATGAATTAAGAATAGCAGGAGGAGCAGTGAGGGATTTATTAAGCGGAGTAAAGCCGCAGGATGTGGATTTTGCTACCACTGCTACCCCTGCTCAAATGAAGGAGCTGTTTCAGTCGGTCGGCATTCGTATGATCAACAACAAAGGAGAAAAGCACGGGACGATCACTGCCAGG CTTCAcgaagaaaattttgaaataactaCACTACGGATTGACGTTGCCACTGACGGAAGACATGCTGAGGTCGAATTCACAACTGACTGGCAGAAAGACGCTGAGCGCAGAGATCTCACTATAAATTCTATGTTTTTAG GTTTCGATGGTACTTTATTTGACTATTTTAATGgttatgaagatttaaaaaataagaaagttagATTTGTTGGACAAGCTAAACAGAGGATACAAGAAGATTATCTTCGAATTTTAAGATATTTCAG GTTTTATGGGAAAATTGTAGATACACCTGGTGACCACGATCCTGAGACTTTGGAAGCAATTGCAGAAAATGCAAAAGGCCTGGCTGGAATATCAGGAGAGAGGATTTGGGTGGaactaaaaaaaattcttactagTAACCACGTAAATCATTTGATTCACCTCATCTATGATCTTGATGTGGCTCCTTACATAG GCTTACCTGCTAGTGCAAGTTTAGAAGAATTTAACAAAGTCAGTAAAAACGTTGAAGGTTTTTCCCCAAAGCCAATGACTCTCTTGACCTCACTGTTCAAAGTACAGGATGATGTCACAAAATTGGATCTGAGGTTGAAGAtttcaaaagaagagaagaatctTGGTTTATTTATAGTTAAAAACAGGAAAGATTTAATTAAAGCAACAGATAGTTCAGAACCTTTGAAACCCTATCAAGACTTCATTATAGAT TCTAGAGACTCCGATGCAACTGCTCGTGTGTGTGAACTCCTCAAGTACCAAGGAGAGCACGGTCTTCTGAAGGAAATGCAGCAGTGGTCCATTCCTCCATTTCCTGTAAGTGGCCATGACATCAGAAAAGTGGGCATTTCTTCCGGAAAAGAAATTGGGGTTCTCTTACAGCAGTTGAGAGAACAGTGGAAGAAAAGTGGTTACCAAATGGAAAAAGATGAACTGCTAAGTTACataaagaagacctaa